The Anolis carolinensis isolate JA03-04 chromosome 1, rAnoCar3.1.pri, whole genome shotgun sequence genome window below encodes:
- the tmem132a gene encoding transmembrane protein 132A: protein MGSRRLLLLALAALASAPRVRCESDPPDVVFLPAELKVLNGPEYFRLQRTDRYLPGNASLSSRSETFLFLHRQLTGKPTIQATYQPFTAQQVVPTDDSQSTDTSVTWDVRAVSIEGTVSPYEPYTRVLFHLQGQDWMSEKKPLPCVTLYVFHQAQVVHRACHLQAPLGVCVVELELPAQWLSPPVAATNPHKSEDLNITPVRAELYYTLEPPLAGKIPGECPHAQTQEKPRPGSEGNKEKLHYVGPVDIRVMSPPRRQEVRLDDNVMVRVPDMALRPGQLFTATLILQQNFTADLLTLRIKVKKGLQVLAARPTRPDAWSAKLDKFKGSKHHTALVTCRRSIGSGLDWRAIDSPEFLYLDFMVENSTGGLASTRPVTWQVEYPGQDPEAEKDKMVWEIQVSERDVRALVPLVKEQEIVNTALLTGVPHSVPVKLIVVETGGAVFEVTEQMGCESSNKQVLQVSDVCDAVYVGGKESRGARGVRVDFWYRRLHASLLFTVWAPLLPLRIELTDTSLEQVRGWRVPGPTPDGSSAEPEEGGEEAERRGRGCRLQYQRAGVRFLAHFVAHPLDGGRHLTYMPSSDWLLDVSHLVQAHARIQDPRVATLEGGSVVIGREPGMTSVEVRSPVSDSILGEQTLVVSDDKVSLSELQTQLVSGLSLSLSVEQGHPNVFTAMCQGLSTLRSLKQEGVLSLWLAFTDHTLAPVELYGWRDAGLSVSSLNPHVVSVRLDEEQARPAIIAEGPGQGSLLQLSLHSPDSCRKGKHRAPLAQGTTWLEVNFGRRISTTSSPRQKSPHLHGDPPFQRAEGAMSGEAVTVAAVTESGKGTRRRGPIGVGPPITKFEGPGGSSYEDADQVEDEEEEAEQEEDEMVKAPARVTDLEIGMYVLLGVFCLAIFIFLINCVVFVLRYQRKEPPDAGSGPASSTQQPHNWVWLGTDQEELSRQLDLRHQHCKDLSLDPSGTGEGCCCCAGPEGRLEPVAQESPAPLPGPETETLLVSASTFGPTAQGSPALTTTLSRKKDGREVGGRRKRVEFVTFATPPGSASSPPTSAPAVQSILVASEDDIRWVCEDMGLHDPDELRSYMERIRGSS, encoded by the exons ATGGGCTCCCGCCGCCTCCTGCTCCTCGCCCTGGCCGCGCTGGCCTCCGCTCCCCGAG TGCGTTGTGAATCTGATCCCCCTGATGTGGTGTTTCTGCCGGCTGAACTAAAAGTGCTCAATGGCCCAGAATATTTCCGTCTTCAGCGAACAGATCGATACCTGCCAGGAAATGCCTCTCTCAGCTCCCGCTCAGAGACCTTCCTCTTTCTCCACCGTCAGCTCACAGGGAAGCCAACCATCCAAGCTACCTACCAGCCTTTCACTGCCCAGCAG gTGGTACCAACTGATGACTCTCAATCCACTGATACCTCTGTTACCTGGGATGTTCGGGCTGTGTCCATTGAGGGCACAGTGTCTCCCTATGAGCCTTACACCAGAGTCCTGTTCCATCTCCAGGGGCAGGACTGGATGTCAGAAAAGAAGCCCCTGCCATGTGTCACCCTATATGTCTTTCACCAGGCTCAGGTGGTTCATCGCGCCTGCCATCTTCAG GCACCCCTGGGGGTATGTGTAGTGGAACTAGAGCTCCCTGCTCAATGGCTCTCTCCTCCAGTGGCTGCCACCAACCCCCACAAATCAGAAGACCTGAACATCACGCCTGTCCGGGCTGAGTTGTACTACACCCTAGAACCCCCACTGGCAGGGAAAATCCCTGGAGAATGCCCCCATGCACAGACCCAGGAAAAACCACGTCCAGGCAGTGAAGGCAATAAGGAGAAGCTGCACTATGTGGGCCCTGTTGATATCCGAGTGATGAGCCCTCCACGGCGCCAGGAAGTTCGGCTGGATGACAATGTGATGGTCCGGGTCCCTGACATGGCTCTGCGTCCTGGGCAGCTCTTCACAGCCACCCTCATCCTGCAGCAAAACTTTACTGCTGATCTGCTGACACTTCG TATCAAGGTGAAGAAAGGGCTACAGGTCCTGGCTGCTCGTCCCACGAGGCCAGATGCGTGGAGTGCAAAGCTGGACAAGTTCAAGGGTTCCAAACACCACACCGCTCTGGTCACTTGTCGCCGCTCcattggcagtgggttggactggcg TGCAATAGATTCTCCTGAGTTCTTATATCTGGATTTCATGGTGGAGAACAGCACAGGGGGGCTGGCATCTACACGTCCTGTCACCTGGCAAGTGGAGTACCCAGGCCAGGACCCAGAAGCCGAGAAGGACAAGATGGTGTGGGAGATCCAGGTGTCAGAAAGAGATGTCCGGGCCTTGGTTCCCTTGGTGAAG GAGCAGGAGATTGTGAATACTGCACTCCTAACAGGGGTTCCTCATTCAGTGCCAGTGAAGCTGATTGTGGTAGAAACAGGGGGAGCAGTATTTGAGGTGACAGAGCAGATGGGCTGTGAGTCTTCTAACAAGCAGGTCTTGCAG GTCTCAGATGTGTGTGACGCTGTCTATGTTGGTGGGAAAGAGAGCCGAGGAGCACGTGGCGTCCGGGTGGATTTCTGGTACCGTCGACTGCATGCTTCACTGCTCTTTACAGTCTGGGCCCCATTGTTGCCTCTGCGCATTGAGCTGACAGACACCTCACTGGAGCAAGTACGAGGTTGGAGGGTTCCTGGGCCAACTCCTGATGG CAGTTCAGCTGAGCCTGAAGAGGGTGGAGAGGAAGCGGAGAGGAGAGGTCGTGGATGTCGCCTGCAATACCAACGGGCTGGTGTTCGTTTCCTGGCCCATTTTGTGGCTCACCCTTTAGATGGTGGCCGGCACCTGACCTACATGCCAAGCTCTGATTGGCTGTTGGATGTATCACATCTGGTGCAGGCACATGCCAGAATCCAGGACCCACGAGTGGCAACATTGGAAGGGGGGAGTGTGGTGATTGGCCGTGAACCAGGCATGACATCTGTGGAG GTGCgttctcctgtttctgactcTATTCTGGGGGAGCAGACCCTGGTGGTATCAGATGACAAGGTCTCCCTCTCAGAGCTACAGACCCAGCTGGTGTCTGGTCTCTCGTTATCTCTTTCTGTGGAGCAAGGACACCCAAATGTCTTCACTGCTATGTGTCAGGGACTTTCAACTCTGCGCTCTTTGAAGCAG GAAGGAGTCCTGAGTCTTTGGCTGGCATTCACTGATCACACCTTGGCTCCTGTAGAGCTTTATGGCTGGCGGGATGCTGGGCTCTCGGTTTCTTCTCTGAATCCTCATGTGGTCTCGGTGCGGCTGGACGAGGAGCAGGCTCGCCCAGCGATCATTGCTGAAGGACCGGGACAAGGTTCCCTCCTGCAGCTCAGCCTCCATTCCCCAGACTCTTGCCGCAAGGGCAAGCACAGGGCTCCCCTTGCCCAGGGGACAACATGGTTGGAAGTAAACTTTGGCCGGCGCATCTCCACAACAAGTAGCCCACGGCAGAagagcccacatctccatggGGACCCTCCCTTTCAGCGAGCAGAAGGTGCTATGTCAGGTGAAGCTGTGACAGTGGCAGCTGTCACAGAGAGCGGGAAGGGAACAAGAAGGCGAGGACCAATAGGAGTGGGACCACCCATTACCAAATTTGAGGGGCCTGGAGGAAGCTCCTATGAGGATGCTGATCAGGtggaagatgaggaggaagaagCAGAACAAGAGGAAGATGAGATGGTGAAGGCCCCAGCAAGGGTGACAGATCTGGAAATTGGCATGTATGTTCTCCTGGGTGTCTTCTGCCTTGCCATCTTCATCTTCCTCATCAACTGTGTGGTCTTTGTCCTTCGTTACCAACGCAAGGAGCCCCCCGATGCCGGGTCAGGGCCGGCCTCTTCAACCCAGCAGCCTCACAACTGGGTCTGGCTAGGCACTGACCAGGAGGAGCTCAGCCGGCAGCTGGATCTGCGCCACCAGCACTGCAAAGACCTGTCCCTGGACCCTTCTGGCACCGGTGAGGGTTGCTGCTGCTGTGCAGGGCCAGAGGGGAGGCTGGAGCCTGTAGCCCAAGAGAGCCCAGCTCCACTCCCAGGGCCAGAAACAGAAACCCTCTTGGTTTCTGCCAGTACTTTTGGCCCGACAGCTCAAGGAAGCCCAGCCCTAACCACCACCTTGTCTCGGAAGAAAGACGGCAGGGAGGTGGGGGGTCGGCGGAAACGTGTGGAGTTTGTGACCTTTGCCACTCCTCCTGGCTCTGCTTCGAGTCCTCCAACCTCGGCGCCTGCTGTTCAGTCCATCCTGGTGGCCAGCGAAGATGACATCCGCTGGGTATGCGAGGACATGGGGCTACATGATCCGGACGAGCTGCGCAGCTATATGGAAAGAATCCGGGGCAGTTCCTGA